Proteins encoded in a region of the Leishmania donovani BPK282A1 complete genome, chromosome 14 genome:
- a CDS encoding guanine nucleotide-binding protein-like protein has protein sequence MDKQDDARDAGHLQDMESVATAHRASVIGAPSSSLVTASHAAASSIVSVGGPSTSFDAGAIAPPASSTHVASPRPLSISIGSDAFANAGGALLMPSAVGRHNEFLRTYKVLIVGEAGVGKSNLMHRYCYNEYDPALPSTIGVEFCSREVGIPSGPVGVTETVVLQLWDTAGQERNAGVISNAFYRNAVGAIIVYDVTRHESLLSVPRWAAQVTQLARDNCVCVVVGAKLDLLDANAAATSTTAGSLEALQQEADRISHAMGMRNFMTSALSGQGVLEAFTHLILAVDAVQAASLHNNGIFSGRYQTRCSSHVSGASVREAQMQTAAAVASASSADLTDGAEGRRGWPDGDGASLSLSRVVSTPLVSGYTGASPSAGRLQRQPSSQAKKTLDLRGFGSSEAGSGAYEASPTCSGGWGC, from the coding sequence ATGGACAAGCAGGATGACGCCCGCGATGCTGGCCACTTGCAGGACATGGAGAGCGTAGCGACCGCCCACCGGGCCTCGGTGATTGGTGCgccgtcttcctcgctgGTTACGGCAtcccacgccgccgcctcttcgatCGTGTCCGTGGGTGGCCCGTCGACCTCCTTTGACGCAGGTGCGATTGCACCGCCGGCAAGCAGCACCCACGTCGCCAGTCCGCGTCCTCTTAGCATCTCGATCGGAAGTGATGCATTTGCAAACGCTGGCGGAGCGCTGCTCATGCCATCCGCGGTCGGCCGGCACAACGAATTTCTGCGGACGTACAAGGTGCTTATCGTCGGCGAGGCAGGCGTGGGCAAGTCGAATCTCATGCACCGGTACTGCTACAACGAGTACGACCCGGCGCTGCCCTCCACGATCGGGGTGGAGTTCTGCTCTCGGGAGGTCGGAATTCCATCTGGGCCTGTCGGCGTCACCGAGACAgtcgtgctgcagctctgggATACTGCCGGCCAGGAGCGCAACGCGGGCGTCATCAGCAACGCCTTCTACCGCAACGCGGTCGGCGCCATCATCGTGTACGATGTGACACGGCACGAGTCACTGCTGAGCGTTCCACGTTGGGCAGCGCAGGTGACACAGCTGGCGCGCGACaactgcgtgtgcgtcgtcgtcggcgctaAGCTGGACTTGCTGGACGCGAACGCAGCCGCAACGTCGACGACTGCGGGCTCgctcgaggcgctgcagcaggaagCGGATCGCATCTCACACGCGATGGGCATGCGAAACTTTATGACGTCGGCGCTATCAGGGCAAGGAGTGCTGGAAGCCTTCACGCACCTCATACTCGCTGTAGATGCCGTGCAAGCAGCATCGCTGCATAACAACGGCATTTTCTCCGGCAGATATCAGACAaggtgcagcagccacgTCAGTGGTGCCTCAGTGCGAGAGGCGCAGATGCAAACGGCAGCTGCCGttgcctctgcctcttcggCGGATTTGACGGATGGCGCTGAGGGACGCCGCGGCTGGCCCGACGGAGACGGTGCTTCATTGTCACTGTCACGCGTGgtgtcgacgccgctggtgAGCGGGTATACCGGCGCCTCTCCTTCGGCTGGCCGgttgcagcggcagccgtctTCACAAGCCAAGAAGACGCTGGACCTAAGAGGCTTCGGCAGCTCTGAAGCGGGTTCCGGTGCATACGAAGCCTCGCCTACATGTAGtggagggtgggggtgctGA